One segment of Podospora pseudopauciseta strain CBS 411.78 chromosome 5 map unlocalized CBS411.78m_5.2, whole genome shotgun sequence DNA contains the following:
- a CDS encoding uncharacterized protein (COG:S; EggNog:ENOG503P27N), whose amino-acid sequence MSDISTQPSPRGPSSIVSNPGSRPKRQFADQIRSFADRTPEGYLVPGRHFGPLSELLDTSLQQNGPNTSTGQTSASSPSLSQGPGNLHMAFTPIYLVHPENDSVPNPFHHVAINIRDELDQILSQRQNLGPNSNLLVFLHGWQSPTSLRLLGAYCGLDPEMFRCHLSFLASTKLFDQPPLPSQQLSIWRIRTVTICEFRLPGDALDAEELERRRQSAQRDVQRYLQRLGSTTDEGTPIIRHYSVIDSTTSVLEQDISFCVSKKDDGWIGTIWTDSGFPLECDKALVQRTESANAQAERQESYVPLVLHRPKIAISPPELPANPPPAISSQPQTPFYPATLPPYPNFFHLASQYGSSLDPNLARRDALYAFSELISMAASSEHQLLNLLKYHIDIALHRFQGIENWSLAHLKHLTALVERAIDESKRVVYLLENEGYTQWPSAHKDRAAVTRVGSNLRSGGSGGVGNGYSESRNPIDMHDTRERTRKLLLDDYRSILHRAQSIKKAVDSGMAVITTEIRMQEARRSTEQAHKIGRITVLAYFFLPLSFVTSIYGMNFIEFKDDNMWKGIAAYVGTTVGILIPSMVLCFWKTAWLRGSQRDESGWEGGQS is encoded by the exons ATGTCAGATATTTCAACCCAACCTTCTCCAAGAGGTCCAAGTTCCATTGTGTCTAACCCAG GGTCTAGACCAAAACGTCAATTTGCTGATCAGATCCGCTCATTTGCTGACAGAACCCCAGAGGGTTATCTCGTCCCCGGTAGACATTTTGGCCCATTGAGCGAACTTTTGGACACCTCTCTGCAACAGAATGGGCCCAATACAAGCACTGGTCAAACTTCTGCATCATCGCCATCTCTAAGCCAAGGACCCGGGAACCTCCATATGGCTTTCACACCGATCTACTTGGTTCACCCAGAAAACGACTCCGTTCCCAACCCGTTTCATCACGTTGCGATCAATATCCGTGACGAGTTGGACCAAATATTGTCACAGCGCCAAAATCTCGGGCCAAACTCCAATCTACTTGTGTTTCTTCATGGCTGGCAATCGCCAACTTCGCTCCGACTACTTGGGGCGTACTGCGGACTCGACCCCGAGATGTTTCGGTGTCACCTCAGCTTCCTCGCTTCCACCAAGCTCTTTGACCAACCGCCACTCCCTTCCCAACAATTATCCATCTGGAGAATCCGGACCGTGACGATCTGCGAATTCAGACTACCTGGGGACGCACTTGACGCTGAAGAGCTTGAACGTCGACGGCAGAGTGCTCAGCGGGATGTCCAGAGGTACCTTCAGAGACTTGGATCTACGACGGACGAGGGAACACCAATTATACGCCACTATTCTGTGATAGACAGCACGACGTCGGTTCTTGAACAGGATATTTCTTTTTGTGTCAGCAAAAAAGATGACGGTTGGATCG GAACAATCTGGACGGACAGCGGCTTTCCACTTGAGTGTGATAAGGCGCTCGTCCAACGCACTGAATCTGCCAATGCGCAGGCGGAACGACAAGAGAGTTACGTACCTCTTGTTCTACACAGACCGAAGATAGCAATCTCACCACCCGAGTTACCCGCTAACCCTCCTCCGGCGATTAGCAGCCAGCCCCAGACTCCGTTCTATCCAGCGACCTTGCCACCTTATCCGAATTTCTTTCACTTGGCCAGTCAATATGGGTCATCGCTGGACCCAAACCTCGCTCGGCGTGATGCATTGTATGCATTCAGCGAACTGATATCAATGGCAGCAAGTTCAGAACACCAGCTCCTGAATTTACTGAAGTATCACATCGATATCGCGCTTCACCGGTTTCAGGGCATTGAGAATTGGTCGCTAGCGCACTTGAAGCATCTAACCGCCCTAGTCGAGCGTGCCATCGACGAGAGCAAACGGGTTGTTTATCTTCTCGAAAATGAAGGGTATACCCAATGGCCTAGCGCTCATAAAGACCGAGCCGCTGTAACGAGGGTCGGATCTAACCTTCGTAGCGGGGGCAGTGGTGGCGTCGGTAACGGTTACTCGGAGAGCAGGAACCCAATAGACATGCACGATACCCGCGAGAGAACTCGAAAGTTGCTGTTGGACGACTACCGGTCCATATTACACCGAGCACAGTCCATAAAGAAAGCAGTCGATAGCGGGATGGCAGTTATCACAACAGAGATCAGGATGCAAGAGGCAAGAAGGTCGACCGAGCAGGCCCATAAAATCGGACGCATCACGGTGCTCGCCTACTTCTTTTTGCCGTTGTCTTTCGTTACATCGATTTATGGTATGAACTTCATTGAGTTCAAAGACGACAACATGTGGAAGGGAATTGCTGCATACGTGGGAACTACAGTGGGAATCTTGATTCCTTCCATGGTTTTATGCTTCTGGAAAACAGCCTGGTTAAGAGGTTCACAGAGGGATGAGAGTGGATGGGAAGGCGGCCAAAGTTGA
- a CDS encoding uncharacterized protein (COG:S; EggNog:ENOG50): MSICKCSVWRPLNKVVCNAPLLFCDRRTVPKEDLVEVDKVLPDKVEKSYFLYHRDYHQWYTLVGHRCDEVVVFPTWKSDDTGEDFASCCPHGAGASHTDSWADPRESVEVRLLLIMDNSMEAKATA, translated from the exons ATGTCTATCTGCAAATGTAGCGTCTGGCGTCCCCTCAACAAGGTTGTCTGCAATGCGCCACTGTTGTTTTGTGATAGACGAACGGTCCCGAAAGAAGAcctcgtcgaggttgacaaAGTCTTGCCTGATAAAGTGGAGAAATCATACTTCCTTTATCACCGTGACTACCACCAGTGGTACACTCTCGTTGGACATCGATGcgatgaggtggtggtttttcCAACATGGAAGTCTGATGACACGGGAGAGGACTTTGCTA GTTGTTGTCCGCACGGTGCAGGTGCATCCCACACTGATAGCTGGGCTGATCCGCGTGAGAGTGTGGAGGTACGCCTGCTCCTTATTATGGACAACAGCATGGAAGCAAAGGCAACAGCATAG
- a CDS encoding uncharacterized protein (EggNog:ENOG503P5PW; COG:Q), with the protein MVLDAYLSSASSCLSQLLTNAVRAFRQLGSMRRKTVLIVGANRGIGNNLLKAFVEESWDVTATVRPKTRTEKDPTVVELEKAGVRLLELDYLDEATISRAAALYGADRPLDLLINVGGLSPHPKPWQEQTGEMMVEKFRVMAVGPILTIGHFLPSLELGDNTKIVNISSAFGSVSKNSFGTCMAYRMAKTALNQGTVTMAREWEKEGRKLTMVNVEPGFISTRLTGWDGVDDMTTCIAGLMRVFKDITPQDNGTLIKWDGNRIPY; encoded by the exons ATGGTGCTCGACGCCTATCTTTCATCTGCATCAAGCTG CCTATCCCAGCTGCTCACCAACGCTGTCCGAGCCTTCAGGCAACTTGGAAGCATGAGAAGGAAGACTGTTCTTATCGTGG GGGCAAACCGTGGGATCGGAAACAATCTCCTGAAGGCATTTGTTGAGGAGTCATGGGACGTTACAGCCACCGTTCGGCCCAAAACACGCACAGAAAAGGATCCGACAGTTGTGGAACTCGAGAAAGCAGGTGTGAGACTCTTGGAGCTAGATTATCTTGATGAAGCCACCATCTCTCGAGCAGCGGCTCTTTACGGTGCCGATCGAcctcttgacctcctcatcaacgTTGGCGGCCTCTCGCCTCATCCAAAGCCATGGCAGGAGCAAACaggggagatgatggtggagaagTTCCGCGTAATGGCTGTTGGCCCTATCCTTACCATCGGGCACTTCCTCCCGAGCTTGGAGCTTGGCGATAACACAAAGATAGTCAAtatctcctccgcctttgGCTCAGTTTCAA AGAACTCTTTTGGTACATGCATGGCCTACCGTATGGCGAAGACGGCTCTCAACCAAGGCACTGTCACCATGGCACGTGAGTGGGAAAAGGAAGGACGAAAGCTGACGATGGTGAATGTCGAGCCTGGATTCATCTCGACCCGGCTCACagggtgggatggggttgacGATATGACAACCTGTATTGCTGGCTTAATGAGGGTATTCAAGGACATTACGCCCCAGGACAACGGAACCCTCATAAAGTGGGACGGGAACAGAATTCCATACTAA
- a CDS encoding uncharacterized protein (COG:S; EggNog:ENOG503NYQH) → MRQLTFRSKPPPRSQLRKLSFDSDQNKQTTAASALIYLLFVPDLCVKEPEKTLNSSWKQSRSSIRCPSNGKAHALGFEYHLGSLSEEESVWESVRAQAKTLVEVLKSEIIVSPIVESSAFGSSLVVFSYGLGGILVKEALSIIYHDDQSPACQNLRELHQGTVLFGTPHPTSANRDLWENLRLTLRHTVKELSRLQYIKAELKNAQVATVSENFQERLRDVSVITAYETLPTRLQKGLTWRKTILVDAQFAEISVRHENLIRLNADHFGLLGCANNDIMLVYAIKRMITKALRWASRKNSTTSSAQPPPSGNDCASIQQESIHDVLSEGSDEAWDIIDPTDADQFSHEPPPGTRGDLYLQVGRAREEINVLSDLESCPLSLQAPYTTLKPSDRNVQFTGRQKLLSYMETVLVPRKESKCELIREPHRELAICGMGGVGKTELAREFAFSRQHYFDAVIWVEAEEATQLSEGFELFATYLGANTGQDRVVSRNIAREWFNNPTKRPKARPKDATAPTEGEDGAEDTSNKKASWLLIFNNADDLSLLEDYWPDNPDGSILLTSRNLEAQVGRLTLDLEPFERKEAADLLRQLTPGINHTLPPNVQASLDIAERLGGLPLAITQIAAFITKRDKSLPEFVAFYDRYSVEKLANDRALRSRGAQYKHSIFTVWALEGLSSNSRSVLQVLSFLNPDSIKESLIRPSFPPTQVLPEEYPMDEFDLDEARSDLSQISLIRRNRDDGRLTVHRLVQDVVRSQMERPRMLQMLEFAAFLVLKGWPTAFLQFDHDTATWEASEDLLPHIIKLKGFFDRYSAEIESPEAHHSLARLLLFAGWYLRERNDFEQAKPLLLHVLRLSDASLASSSQYESNKVMTEIRADALFSLSVVEAEVNESIQQNLKYAWEHYELRVKLRDGTVLGEARVAMAHGELAHIQMLAGQYDDAIHNAQIGIDMTEVTEAYKNGSDFPTFASSHQAFALAARGDYDKAMHRLQLTLDYWTTHSSEGHLFQLGIVHRCLAFVKRKQGLLDEAFENCFEALQNFRKTVGSKSHYVAHMCSILGSYHMEKIQYETASLYLEAAVKGYRAHSCYRAQLALALFRQAKLQKAMGDTEAAELSLRESMDLYKVVSGIEDVIELTEEQLLSVVPLIWR, encoded by the exons ATGCGGCAGCTCACATTTCGGAGCAAACCTCCTCCCAGATCCCAACTTCGCAAATTATCCTTCGACAGCGACCAAAACAAACAGACGACTGCCGCGTCCGCGTTGATCTA TCTCTTGTTTGTCCCAGACCTGTGTGTGAAGGAACCCGAAAAGACGTTGAATTCCTCCTGGAAGCAGTCAAGGTCTTCCATTCGTTGTCCCTCCAACGGGAAGGCCCATGCCTTGGGGTTTGAATATCATTTGGGTTCTCTTAGTGAAGAGGAATCAGTGTGGGAGTCAGTCAGAGCCCAAGCGAAGACATTGGTTGAGGTGTTGAAGTCTGAG ATCATAGTGTCACCAATCGTAGAGTCATCAGCGTTTGGCTCATCGCTCGTGGTCTTTTCTTATGGTCTTGGGGGCATTTTGGTGAAAGAG GCTCTGTCCATAATCTACCACGACGACCAATCTCCAGCTTGCCAAAACCTACGAGAGCTTCACCAGGGAACCGTCCTGTTTGGTACTCCACACCCTACATCTGCGAACCGTGATCTCTGGGAGAATCTCAGACTCACTCTACGCCACACGGTCAAAGAGCTGTCACGACTTCAATACATCAAAGCTGAGTTGAAAAACGCCCAGGTTGCCACAGTGTCAGAAAACTTCCAGGAAAGACTTCGAGACGTTTCAGTCATTACAGCGTACGAAACATTGCCAACCAGGTTACAAAAAGGGTTAACTTGGAGGAAGACTATC CTCGTTGACGCACAGTTTGCCGAGATCTCTGTACGGCACGAGAACCTGATTCGCCTGAACGCAGATCACTTTGGGCTTTTGGGCTGTGCCAATAACGACATTATGCTTGTTTACGCTATCAAACGGATGATTACCAAGGCGTTGCGGTGGGCGTCGAGAAAGAATTCAACCACCTCATCTGCGCAACCCCCCCCATCAGGCAACGATTGTGCTAGTATTCAGCAGGAAAGCATTCATGATGTGTTGTCGGAGGGGTCTGACGAGGCGTGGGATATCATCGATCCAACTGATGCCGACCAATTCAGCCACGAACCACCACCCGGAACACGGGGAGACCTATATTTGCAGGTTGGACGTGCGCGGGAAGAAATCAATGTGCTCTCAGACCTTGAGTCATGCCCTCTTTCTTTACAGGCACCTTATACGACGCTCAAACCATCTGACCGTAACGTTCAATTTACTGGACGTCAAAAGCTCCTAAGCTACATGGAGACCGTGTTGGTTCCTCGAAAGGAATCGAAATGTGAACTCATAAGAGAGCCACACCGAGAGTTGGCAATATGTGGAATGGGGGGAGTAGGCAAAACTGAGCTTGCGCGTGAGTTTGCATTTTCACGACAACACTACTTCGATGCTGTGATCTGGGTtgaagcagaagaagcaaCACAGCTATCAGAAGGCTTTGAGCTTTTTGCAACCTATCTCGGTGCCAATACCGGTCAAGACCGGGTGGTTAGCCGAAATATCGCCCGCGAGTGGTTTAACAACCCTACCAAGCGACCGAAGGCCAGACCCAAGGATGCGACGGCGCCAactgaaggggaggatggtgcgGAGGACACGTCTAACAAGAAAGCAAGCTGGTTGCTCATATTCAACAATGCTGACGACCTCTCGTTACTCGAAGATTATTGGCCAGACAATCCAGATGGATCCATCTTGCTGACAAGCAGAAACTTGGAGGCCCAGGTCGGCAGGTTAACACTAGACCTGGAACCATTTGAAAGGAAAGAAGCTGCCGATCTGCTTCGACAATTGACTCCTGGGATCAATCACACGTTGCCACCAAATGTACAAGCATCACTGGATATTGCTGAACGACTTGGTGGATTGCCGCTAGCCATCACACAGATCGCTGCCTTCATCACAAAACGCGACAAATCACTGCCTGAATTCGTAGCTTTTTATGACCGATACTCCGTGGAGAAGCTTGCAAACGATCGTGCGTTGAGGTCTCGTGGTGCACAGTACAAGCATTCAATCTTCACCGTCTGGGCACTTGAAGGGTTATCTTCAAACAGTCGGTCAGTTCTCCAGGTTCTCTCATTCCTTAATCCGGACTCGATCAAAGAATCGCTGATCAGACCGTCGTTTCCACCCACACAAGTGTTGCCAGAAGAGTACCCGATGGACGAATTTGATCTTGATGAGGCACGTTCAGATCTGTCACAGATCTCACTGATCAGAAGGAACAGGGATGATGGAAGATTGACGGTGCACCGTCTTGTTCAAGACGTAGTGAGATCCCAAATGGAACGGCCTCGGATGTTGCAGATGCTCGAATTCGCGGCGTTTCTCGTCCTCAAGGGATGGCCTACCGCCTTCCTTCAGTTTGACCACGATACCGCGACATGGGAAGCATCTGAGGATCTTTTGCCACATATCATCAAGCTGAAGGGGTTCTTTGACCGTTACTCAGCCGAGATCGAGTCTCCCGAAGCTCATCATAGCTTAGCCAGACTCCTGCTGTTTGCCGGCTG GTACCTTCGAGAGCGTAATGATTTTGAGCAAGCCAAGCCTCTGCTGTTGCATGTCCTACGCCTCTCCGATGCGTCTCTCGCTTCCTCTTCTCAATACGAGTCTAACAAGGTCATGACTGAAATCCGCGCAGACGCATTATTCTCTCTTTCAGTAGTTGAAGCAGAGGTTAATGAGAGCATACAGCAGAACCTCAAGTACGCCTGGGAGCACTATGAACTTCGGGTGAAACTCCGCGATGGAACAGTGCTGGGGGAGGCTCGCGTGGCAATGGCACACGGCGAGTTGGCTCACATCCAGATGCTGGCAGGCCAGTACGACGACGCAATTCATAACGCCCAAATTGGTATCGATATGACAGAGGTCACCGAGGCGTACAAGAACGGTTCCGATTTCCCGACATTTGCAAGTAGCCACCAGGCCTTTGCGCTAGCAGCCAGGGGAGATTATGACAAAGCTATGCATCGACTTCAGCTTACTTTGGACTACTGGACTACACACTCCTCCGAAGGACATCTGTTTCA ACTAGGGATCGTGCACCGGTGCCTTGCCTTTGTGAAGAGAAAACAGGGCTTATTGGATGAGGCTTTCGAGAATTGCTTCGAGGCCCTTCAGAATTTCAGAAAGACTGTTGGAAGCAAGTCACACTACGTTGCGCATATGTGCAGCATTCTTGGGAGCTACCACATGGAGAAAATACAATATGAAACGGCGAG CCTTTACTTGGAGGCAGCAGTGAAAGGTTACCGGGCACATAGCTGTTACCGGGCACAGCTGGCACTGGCATTGTTTCGCCAAGCAAAATTACAAAAGGCCATGGGGGATACAGAGGCGGCTGAACTGTCGCTCAGAGAGTCTATGGATTTATACAAAGTTGTGTCCGGGATCGAAGATGTGATCGAACTGACGGAGGAACAGTTGCTCTCTGTCGTGCCTTTAATTTGGAGATAG
- a CDS encoding uncharacterized protein (COG:S; EggNog:ENOG503NVV2) produces the protein MTSQSPAFSTNELPGGGGEVSVPKAFSHLRFFGSLRVDVLIHTFRGPHWIRFTQIYLISKTSTDNQFPTVKFCHKMVPTSFQYRPLPPPPAKLIRLLSIHPSEDNTAPICLSFTNQPACIDIQDEAITPYEALSYVWGSEADPAPIAMITIDADGSTKHNTMLVTQNLATALRHLRLPSSPRTIWIDAICINQNDWTEKGHQVSFMGDVYEKAAHVVIWLGPEGDDSSHALNILRDIGSQVTVDWNMQSMTPTPNARDPSLADIDTPFPDDGHYTPRDANAVEALLNRSWFERLWVLQEQALANNATFQAGHSTISRLDLRNAVYCTNVKNSEGSSPMAKLCRTDRAWLVVAMCRPRFPINLTEMRTYCEEMKCKDPRDRVYALLRLLSGFEREGGAAEVVRPDYTASVAEVYGDVVLKYIQATRKGDILAHAGVKDEEGGSKWWPSWIPDWSYEMERHMYGLPCSGGETFLAVVTDTSLEGTFLSMVGVQCAEITVTALPDDTTTPLATLASFRKLFRDVFAKVTAVQQPILLESMSRAVSAGRFRETFIPPENYYLPMSDVTDMLRKVLTTSEDFREENNEDPNLVLLGKHMTTWVQGRQYFMTSDGRFGLGPKATQPGDIVCLFLGTDTPLILRATEKDRHLEFYQLVGDAFMHGIMAGEPFLGPLESYQRQVYAFNESNRGSLSILDERTGEVVIKDPRIERLGLGLKAVDTFTSSGGELRYEISMQQLKEKGVAVQDFCLV, from the coding sequence ATGACATCTCAAAGCCCCGCATTTTCGACCAATGAGCTTCCaggaggtggcggtgagGTGTCAGTGCCGAAGGCTTTCTCCCACTTGCGCTTTTTTGGCAGTTTGAGGGTTGATGTACTAATCCACACTTTTCGAGGACCACATTGGATCAGATTCACACAGATCTACTTGATCTCTAAGACTTCCACTGACAATCAGTTCCCTACTGTCAAATTTTGTCACAAGATGGTGCCGACAAGCTTTCAATAccgaccccttcccccccctccagccaAGCTCATCCGGCTCTTGTCTATCCACCCGAGCGAAGACAATACAGCCCCGATCTGCCTATCGTTTACGAATCAACCAGCCTGCATCGACATTCAAGATGAAGCTATCACACCTTACGAAGCTCTGTCCTATGTATGGGGCTCCGAAGCCGACCCGGCTCCAATCGCCATGATCACGATCGACGCTGACGGCTCAACAAAACACAACACAATGCTCGTCACCCAAAACCTTGCCACCGCGCTCAGACACCTCCGTCTGCCCTCGAGCCCGCGCACAATCTGGATCGACGCCATCTGCATCAACCAAAACGACTGGACCGAAAAAGGCCACCAAGTCAGTTTCATGGGCGACGTCTACGAAAAAGCAGCCCACGTCGTCATCTGGCTCGGCCCCGAAGGAGACGATAGCAGCCACGCACTGAATATCCTCCGAGACATCGGATCCCAAGTCACCGTTGACTGGAACATGCAATCCATgacacccacccccaacgcCCGCGACCCCTCACTCGCCGACATTGACACCCCCTTTCCTGACGACGGGCATTACACCCCCCGCGACGCCAACGCCGTCGAAGCATTACTCAATCGGTCTTGGTTTGAACGACTCTGGGTCTTACAAGAGCAAGCACTAGCAAACAACGCAACATTTCAAGCTGGCCATTCCACCATCTCCCGCCTCGACCTCCGCAATGCGGTCTACTGCACCAACGTCAAGAACTCTGAAGGGTCTAGCCCGATGGCGAAGCTGTGCCGGACTGATAGGGCTTGGCTGGTGGTTGCGATGTGCAGGCCTAGATTCCCTATCAACCTGACAGAAATGCGGACGTACTGCGAAGAGATGAAGTGCAAGGATCCAAGAGATAGGGTTTATGCActgttgaggctgctgagtgggtttgagagggaggggggtgctgCGGAGGTTGTGAGGCCGGATTATACTGCTTCTGTTGCCGAGGTGTATGGGgatgtggtgttgaagtATATCCAGGCGACTAGGAAGGGGGATATTTTGGCGCATGCGGGGGTTaaagacgaggagggggggtcaAAGTGGTGGCCGAGCTGGATTCCGGATTGGTCTTATGAGATGGAGAGGCATATGTATGGACTGCCGTGCTCTGGGGGAGAGACTTTTCTTGCGGTTGTCACGGATACGTCTCTGGAGGGGACATTTCTCTCTATGGTTGGTGTCCAGTGCGCGGAAATCACGGTTACGGCCCTGCCAGACGACACTACCACTCCTCTTGCCACGCTGGCCAGCTTTCGAAAGCTCTTCAGGGATGTTTTCGCCAAGGTGACGGCTGTGCAACAACCAATTCTCCTAGAAAGCATGAGCCGGGCAGTCAGCGCAGGCCGCTTTCGAGAGACGTTTATCCCACCGGAAAACTACTACCTGCCTATGTCTGACGTGACGGACATGCTGCGCAAAGTCCTGACCACATCTGAGGATTTTCGTGAGGAGAACAATGAGGACCCAAACTTGGTACTCCTAGGAAAACACATGACGACCTGGGTTCAAGGACGCCAGTACTTCATGACATCTGATGGCAGATTTGGGCTTGGACCCAAGGCAACACAGCCAGGAGACATCGTATGTCTTTTCCTCGGGACAGACACCCCTCTAATCTTGCGTGCAACAGAAAAAGACAGGCATCTTGAGTTCTATCAACTTGTTGGAGACGCCTTCATGCATGGTATCATGGCTGGCGAACCATTCTTAGGACCACTCGAAAGTTATCAGCGGCAGGTGTATGCATTCAACGAGAGTAATCGAGGCAGCCTATCCATCTTGGATGAACGGACAGGAGAGGTCGTTATCAAGGATCCAAGGATCGAAAGATTAGGGCTAGGCCTTAAAGCCGTTGATACTTTCACAAGTTCGGGTGGCGAGTTGAGATATGAAATAAGTATGCAGCAACTGAAAGAGAAGGGTGTGGCAGTACAAGATTTCTGTTTAGTTTGA
- a CDS encoding uncharacterized protein (EggNog:ENOG503P4N9), translating into MRDSLKFLCELPIYQEEQPYQLVGYADQEATPQGENCVFEAKEIDVQDAREHPVTLQTHGFAFFQFKSGCELAARHFETVGGDNSILTKYLDETVEFVRKMFKPVDIICFDWRLRRRDPTTGPGIPPRDLKDIRNYALPSGDVVHCDYSADGGFDRLKIQLLPDELAEYMKKGRKGMIVK; encoded by the exons ATGAGGGATAGCCTCAAGTTTCTTTGTGAACTCCCAATCTACCAGGAGGAACAGCCTTACCAGCTTGTGGGCTACGCTGACCAAGAGGCAACCCCACAGGGTGAGAATTGTGTATTTGAAGCAAAGGAGATTGATGTCCAAGACGCCCGGGAGCACCCAGTCACTCTCCAGACTCATGGCTTTGCCTTCTTTCAGTTCAAGTCAGGTTGTGAACTAGCCGCCAGGCACTTCGAAACGGTTGGAGGGGACAACAGTATACTCACCAAGTACCTCGATGAAACCGTCGAGTTTGTCAGAAAGATGTTCAAACCCGTGGATATTATATGTTTTGATTGGAGG CTCCGTCGGCGGGACCCTACAACTGGCCCTGGAATACCACCTCGTGATCTCAAGGACATCCGCAACTATGCATTACCAAGCGGAGATGTGGTTCACTGCG ACTACTCGGCAGACGGTGGTTTTGATCGTCTCAAAATTCAACTCCTTCCTGACGAGCTCGCCGAGTACATGAAGAAAGGCCGCAAAGGAATGATTGTCAAGTAA
- a CDS encoding uncharacterized protein (EggNog:ENOG503PQZU): MWGSPPQLFFAIRISHTTPNFTMGSAISRCNSNSRSNSHGHGTGPGISEMGQKIFERQPNWLTPPSKWRSHHCSHQPVRYRTPTPYPKDDRKRCDYTLLHEKNMIIETPVADHIEVKKPSQKHPAMVHSRHGQQLPPNSTLTITWESHPRLNRFERAS; encoded by the coding sequence GCAATCCGTATTTCTCATACAACACCAAACTTCACCATGGGCTCCGCCATATCCAGATGCAACTCCAACTCCAGGAGCAACAGCCATGGCCACGGCACTGGCCCAGGAATCTCTGAGATGGGCCAGAAGATTTTCGAGAGACAGCCAAATTGGCTCACCCCACCGTCTAAATGGCGCTCTCACCACTGCTCCCACCAGCCAGTGCGCTATCGCACCCCCACCCCATACCCCAAGGACGACAGGAAACGCTGCGACTATACGCTTCTCCACGAAAAGAACATGATCATCGAGACGCCAGTTGCGGACCATATTGAAGTCAAGAAACCCTCCCAGAAGCACCCGGCCATGGTGCACTCGCGCCACGGACAACAGTTGCCCCCCAACAGCACCCTCACTATTACCTGGGAAAGCCACCCCCGTCTGAACCGCTTTGAGCGTGCCTCGTGA